The DNA region GCGGATCGTGAAACTTCTTATGAATTGAATCATGGTAGCCCCCCATTCGGTGAATCCTATATAAGCTACTTTCATAGTACTCTTATATGTTCCATATGAGAACGCGATATCCTTTTACAACGTATTGTACTGCTTCAAACTCCGTTCCAGCATCTCTTTCACTTGTTGTTGCAGCTCCAAAGGCTCCATCACCTTCACTTCAGGCCCATAGGAGAGCAGCTTCCGCGCTGTAAAAGGAAACTCCTCAAGCGGAACCAGTCCTCGCCATTCATTATCTTCAACCGACTTGAACAGTACATCTGATCCTGCCAGTCTCGCCCCAAAATCCGTGAATTGCAGCACGACTTCTACGCTTTCTCTCTCTTCCTTGAAATTCAACCACTCTTGCAAACTAGGAACCGACTCGTCGATGGAACCCAGCATAACCAGCTCCTGCATGCGATCCACCCGATACAACAGCACCCGATCCTTCCTCCGGGCCGGCATATACCAATACCCGTGATCGTAATAGATACCAATGGGGAAGGCCTGTACTTTTTTATGTCCCTGCCGGGAATGATATATAAATTCAATTTCTCTTTTATCTACTGCCGCGCCTAATATCTCTGTTGTCACTGCCTCGACCTGCACAGCATGATGTTGAAGGAACGTAATGTGCTGCCTCATCCGTGTAATCAGATCCTGTACATCCTGAGGCAAAGTTGAATAATATTCCTCTGCCAGATGTTCACGAATTGATCCATACGGAAAATCCGGGACGTTCTCCAAATATTCAATCATCATAAACAACCCCAACGCCTCATGTTGTGTGAGTTGAAGAGGTGGCAAAATCCGATTAGGCAGCACTCGGTAACCCCCGTTCACGCCAACCTCTGTATACAAAGGAAAGCCCAACTCCTGCAGATCATTCAAATCTCGCTGAATCGTACGGATCGACACCTGAAAACGCTCCGCCAATTCACGAGCCGTAAATTTTTTTCTCGAATCCATGAGTCGCATCAATGCGAGTTTTCGATTATTCATATTCACCCCACCTAACTACGTCAACATTTGTCATAGTTGGAGTGTATCATACATTTCAGAAGGGAGCGATTGATATGTCTACCAATAAAGTTGTGCTATACATTGCGATGAGTCTGGATGGGTACATTGCAAGACCGGACGGTTCGGTGGATTGGCTGTTCGATGTGGAAGGTGACGGTGGCGATAACGGGTATGGCGAGTTTTATTCAACGATTGGATCGGTGGTTATGGGACGTCTTACGTATGAAGAGGTGCTCAAGCTGTCAGAGGATTTCCCCTATGCGGATCGCCCGACGTATGTACTTTCCCGTTCCAAACAAGCCCCTGCACCACATGTACAATTTACGGACGAGGCTGTGGAGAACCTGATTCCCCGATTGAAGCAGGACTCCGGCGGTGACATTTGGATTGTGGGCGGAGGTCAGCTGGTGCAAGCCGTTCTGGAACAACAACTGCTCGATGAGGTTGAGATTGCCATTATTCCGAAGGTTCTTGGTGAAGGAATTCCCCTATTTCCAATAGGAACGGTACCAACCCATTTCAAAATGATTCATACGTACACGCTGGGGCAGATCATTTCGATCCGCTATCAGGTACAAGGGAATTAACTTTAGCGTATTTGACACATCCCTTTCGATGTTTAAGGT from Paenibacillus sp. JNUCC-31 includes:
- a CDS encoding helix-turn-helix transcriptional regulator; this translates as MNNRKLALMRLMDSRKKFTARELAERFQVSIRTIQRDLNDLQELGFPLYTEVGVNGGYRVLPNRILPPLQLTQHEALGLFMMIEYLENVPDFPYGSIREHLAEEYYSTLPQDVQDLITRMRQHITFLQHHAVQVEAVTTEILGAAVDKREIEFIYHSRQGHKKVQAFPIGIYYDHGYWYMPARRKDRVLLYRVDRMQELVMLGSIDESVPSLQEWLNFKEERESVEVVLQFTDFGARLAGSDVLFKSVEDNEWRGLVPLEEFPFTARKLLSYGPEVKVMEPLELQQQVKEMLERSLKQYNTL
- a CDS encoding dihydrofolate reductase family protein, whose translation is MSTNKVVLYIAMSLDGYIARPDGSVDWLFDVEGDGGDNGYGEFYSTIGSVVMGRLTYEEVLKLSEDFPYADRPTYVLSRSKQAPAPHVQFTDEAVENLIPRLKQDSGGDIWIVGGGQLVQAVLEQQLLDEVEIAIIPKVLGEGIPLFPIGTVPTHFKMIHTYTLGQIISIRYQVQGN